A stretch of Myxococcus hansupus DNA encodes these proteins:
- a CDS encoding MerR family transcriptional regulator produces MTLRIRTIARMTGIREATLRAWERRYGFPQPLRSEGNNYRVYSRDEVEAVRRVARLIQEEGLSVSEAIALVRSSPPRELPEAERLGERFWAAVVTLDGDEVTRVLDDAQTVMDMEAYCDQFLLPLLREMGARLDIAREHLASAVIRQRLRQVYDGLPTVVSGPRALLACPEGDHHEGGLLLLGIHLKRKGWRVTLLGSDTPAMALQGACAQVRPDVVALSFVRSRSVGEFTPVLEEALRACSPFPVVVGGLGAREHLKAIFSLGAQYAESSEELVAIWNQVRNAQNRP; encoded by the coding sequence GTGACGCTGCGCATCCGCACCATCGCCCGCATGACGGGCATCCGCGAGGCCACGCTGCGCGCCTGGGAGCGGCGCTACGGCTTCCCTCAACCACTGCGCAGCGAGGGCAACAACTACCGCGTCTATTCGCGCGACGAGGTGGAGGCCGTCCGCCGCGTGGCGCGGCTCATCCAGGAGGAAGGCCTGTCGGTGAGCGAGGCCATCGCCCTGGTGCGGTCCTCGCCGCCGCGCGAGCTGCCGGAGGCGGAGCGTCTGGGGGAGCGGTTCTGGGCCGCGGTGGTGACCCTGGACGGGGACGAGGTGACGCGCGTGCTGGATGACGCGCAGACCGTCATGGACATGGAGGCGTACTGCGACCAGTTCCTCCTGCCGCTGCTGCGGGAGATGGGCGCCCGGCTTGACATCGCCCGGGAGCACCTGGCGTCGGCGGTCATCCGACAGCGCCTGCGGCAGGTGTATGACGGCCTGCCCACCGTGGTCAGCGGTCCCCGGGCGTTGCTGGCCTGCCCGGAGGGGGACCACCACGAGGGCGGGCTGCTGCTGCTGGGCATCCATCTCAAGCGCAAGGGCTGGCGGGTGACGCTGCTGGGGTCGGACACCCCGGCGATGGCGCTCCAGGGCGCCTGTGCGCAGGTGCGGCCGGACGTGGTGGCGTTGTCCTTCGTGCGCTCGCGTTCCGTGGGCGAGTTCACCCCGGTGTTGGAGGAGGCGCTGCGGGCCTGCTCGCCGTTCCCCGTCGTGGTGGGTGGGCTGGGCGCTCGCGAGCACCTGAAGGCCATTTTTTCGCTGGGTGCGCAGTACGCGGAGTCGTCGGAAGAGCTCGTGGCCATCTGGAATCAGGTGCGCAACGCCCAGAATCGTCCCTAG
- a CDS encoding lysophospholipid acyltransferase family protein, translating to MIHAAKGGPLGWAWDRYIGWKFRSAFRGLWVRGTLPPGGPGRLVYLNHSNWWDGFVLNQLCQTAGWDGYCLMDEENLRRYRFLTRIGAFSIRRQDAVSSVSSLRYAKDLLRKPSAVVFVFPEGEHRPFGVLPLRLERGVEMLARVSKVECLPIAVRYGFFEHERPDVLLEVGTPHPPGDMAVFQEGLERVVRRLAAVTSLEDFSRRVSGARGVAERWDAARGMAS from the coding sequence GTGATTCACGCGGCGAAAGGGGGTCCGCTCGGCTGGGCGTGGGACCGGTACATCGGCTGGAAGTTCCGCTCGGCGTTTCGGGGCCTGTGGGTGCGCGGGACGCTGCCTCCGGGCGGGCCCGGGCGGCTGGTGTACCTGAACCACTCCAATTGGTGGGACGGCTTCGTGCTCAACCAGCTCTGCCAGACGGCGGGCTGGGACGGCTATTGCCTCATGGACGAGGAGAACCTGCGCCGCTACCGTTTCCTCACGCGCATTGGCGCCTTCAGCATCCGTCGCCAGGACGCGGTGTCCTCCGTGTCGTCGCTGCGCTACGCGAAGGACCTGCTGCGCAAGCCGAGCGCCGTGGTGTTCGTCTTCCCGGAAGGCGAGCACCGGCCCTTCGGCGTGTTGCCCCTGCGGTTGGAGCGCGGCGTGGAGATGCTGGCGCGGGTGTCCAAGGTGGAGTGTCTGCCCATCGCCGTGCGCTACGGCTTCTTCGAGCACGAGCGCCCGGACGTGTTGCTGGAGGTGGGCACGCCCCATCCTCCCGGGGACATGGCCGTGTTCCAGGAGGGCTTGGAGCGCGTGGTGCGGCGGCTGGCGGCGGTGACGTCGCTGGAGGACTTCTCGCGCCGGGTGTCGGGTGCGCGGGGCGTGGCGGAGCGCTGGGACGCGGCGCGAGGGATGGCGTCGTGA
- a CDS encoding lycopene cyclase domain-containing protein: protein MMETKWAYLIHLLAWTLPVIAFQLVVLVRHYKERSGAVLKAVLPPAFILGLYLAVADHLAITTGIWNFGEGKHLGIYLGVVPLEEVLFFLITSVLVSLGLALFTALVSLLGEARAS, encoded by the coding sequence ATGATGGAGACGAAGTGGGCCTATCTCATCCACCTGCTGGCCTGGACGCTGCCCGTCATCGCCTTCCAGCTCGTCGTGCTGGTTCGCCACTACAAGGAGCGCTCTGGCGCGGTGCTGAAAGCGGTGCTGCCGCCGGCCTTCATCCTGGGGCTGTACCTGGCGGTGGCGGACCATCTGGCCATCACCACCGGCATCTGGAACTTCGGTGAAGGCAAGCACCTGGGCATCTACCTGGGCGTGGTGCCCCTGGAGGAGGTGCTCTTCTTCCTCATCACCAGCGTGTTGGTGTCGCTGGGCCTGGCGCTGTTCACCGCCTTGGTGTCGCTGCTGGGGGAGGCCCGGGCGTCGTGA
- a CDS encoding lycopene cyclase domain-containing protein gives MTYARFLGLFVVVPILFLVWRYRRTFTARTLAPMGLLLIVVYAATSPWDNLAVKWGLWGFDPERIWGIRLGYLPLEEYLFFGLQTLLVGLWARARLARVLAPEAESRPVAPDAPAARSGALSAREVAP, from the coding sequence ATGACGTACGCGAGATTCCTCGGGTTGTTCGTGGTGGTACCCATTCTCTTCCTGGTGTGGCGCTACCGCCGCACCTTCACGGCCCGGACCCTGGCGCCCATGGGGCTGTTGCTCATCGTCGTCTACGCGGCGACGTCGCCCTGGGACAACCTGGCGGTGAAGTGGGGCCTCTGGGGCTTCGACCCGGAGCGCATCTGGGGCATCCGGCTGGGCTACCTGCCCTTGGAGGAGTACCTCTTCTTCGGGCTCCAGACGCTGCTGGTGGGCCTGTGGGCCCGGGCGCGGTTGGCGCGCGTGCTGGCTCCGGAGGCCGAGTCGCGGCCCGTGGCACCGGATGCCCCGGCGGCGCGGAGCGGCGCGCTGTCGGCCCGGGAGGTGGCGCCATGA
- a CDS encoding glycosyltransferase, translated as MSALVLASLVWCGVAAGFSAVAWVRLSRARAGTAPSTGALPPVLLLRPVDAPTPRELENLAQPIDYDGPLEQVVVSPYRPRLAPGVRWLPSDPLTPNRKVGHLLYALDVLPTEGRVVLSVDADVAVTGTLVEGLAAPVAAGAALSTAAPLPVGQRDGASRAMAGLLRYTHHSFRALDAMSAGAKAVCGKALGLSPVAMCALRPLADHIGEDLELAKRLHARGLSVVLSGAPAVVPLDSAVSWEAPLARFTRWMQVLASHRPALYPTVPLLFTPTLPLLVLAAGLGSPVLGLAVAGLVAIRVLLALRLARLSGPLADPGRAYAVTDWLLGEALLLAAFVRSLWQQGTVTWRGQTYALRPGGRMVRVVPELSGGPG; from the coding sequence ATGAGCGCGCTCGTCCTCGCGTCCCTCGTCTGGTGCGGCGTGGCCGCGGGCTTCAGCGCGGTGGCGTGGGTGCGCCTGTCGCGGGCTCGCGCGGGGACGGCGCCCTCCACCGGCGCGCTGCCGCCGGTGCTGCTGCTGCGCCCGGTGGACGCGCCCACGCCGCGTGAGCTGGAGAACCTGGCGCAGCCCATCGACTATGACGGGCCGCTGGAGCAGGTGGTGGTGTCGCCCTACCGGCCCCGGCTCGCGCCCGGCGTGCGCTGGCTGCCGAGCGACCCGCTGACGCCGAACCGGAAGGTGGGGCACCTGCTGTACGCGCTGGACGTGCTCCCCACCGAGGGCCGGGTGGTGCTGTCCGTGGACGCGGACGTGGCGGTGACGGGGACGTTGGTGGAAGGACTGGCGGCGCCGGTGGCCGCGGGCGCGGCGCTGAGCACCGCGGCGCCGCTGCCCGTGGGACAGCGGGACGGTGCGAGCCGGGCGATGGCGGGCCTGTTGCGCTACACGCACCACAGCTTCCGCGCCCTGGACGCGATGAGCGCGGGCGCGAAGGCCGTGTGTGGCAAGGCGCTGGGGCTGTCGCCCGTGGCCATGTGCGCGCTGCGGCCGTTGGCGGACCACATTGGCGAGGACCTGGAGCTGGCGAAGCGGCTGCACGCGCGGGGCCTGTCCGTGGTGTTGAGCGGGGCGCCCGCGGTGGTGCCGTTGGACTCGGCGGTGTCCTGGGAGGCGCCCCTGGCGCGCTTCACGCGGTGGATGCAGGTGCTGGCCAGTCACCGCCCCGCGCTCTATCCCACGGTGCCGCTGCTCTTCACGCCCACGTTGCCACTGCTGGTGCTGGCGGCGGGACTGGGCTCGCCGGTGCTGGGGCTGGCCGTCGCCGGATTGGTGGCCATCCGCGTGCTGCTGGCCCTGCGATTGGCCAGGCTCTCCGGGCCCCTGGCGGACCCGGGGCGGGCCTACGCGGTGACGGACTGGTTGCTGGGCGAGGCGCTGCTGCTGGCTGCTTTCGTGCGCTCGTTGTGGCAGCAGGGCACGGTGACGTGGCGGGGACAGACGTACGCACTGCGCCCCGGAGGGCGCATGGTGCGGGTCGTGCCTGAACTGAGTGGAGGACCGGGATGA
- a CDS encoding carotenoid 1,2-hydratase — protein sequence MRSLSCLPALPEVAGTYRWFYADVTAGPYSAVCIFMLGSLFSPRYSVAARRGGLPLEHSAVNFALYHEGVRRLWVLSEYAQAELEAPGRLRIGRSSLVYADDGSVRMDVDDGTAPWGRPVRASLTLEPMTGVGEVVQLMPGLPHYWQALAPRAQARLEVSSLDIEARGLGYHDTNHGEELLGDRLSGWHWTRTHREDETVVDYHLPEGVAPLRMVADAEGVRCERGPSLESRPTNITGWGLRVPSRLQAGNIVVGQPKLLESSPFYARLEARTGPLDSMGEVADFRRFHSPFIRWMAHFRTRMGRAA from the coding sequence ATGAGGAGTCTTTCCTGTCTGCCCGCGCTGCCCGAGGTGGCGGGCACCTACCGCTGGTTCTACGCGGACGTCACCGCGGGGCCTTACAGCGCCGTGTGCATCTTCATGCTCGGCTCGCTCTTCTCGCCCCGCTATTCGGTGGCGGCGCGGCGGGGGGGCCTGCCGTTGGAGCACAGCGCGGTGAACTTCGCGCTGTACCACGAAGGCGTGCGCCGGCTGTGGGTGCTCAGCGAGTACGCCCAGGCGGAGCTGGAGGCGCCGGGCCGGCTGCGCATTGGCCGCTCCTCGTTGGTGTACGCGGACGATGGCTCGGTGCGCATGGACGTGGATGACGGGACGGCGCCGTGGGGCCGCCCGGTGCGCGCCAGCCTGACGCTGGAGCCGATGACGGGCGTGGGCGAGGTGGTGCAGTTGATGCCCGGGCTGCCGCACTACTGGCAGGCGTTGGCGCCGCGCGCGCAGGCCCGGCTGGAGGTGTCTTCCCTGGACATCGAGGCCCGCGGCCTGGGGTACCACGACACCAACCATGGCGAGGAGCTGCTGGGCGACCGGCTGTCGGGCTGGCACTGGACGCGGACGCACCGCGAGGACGAGACGGTGGTGGACTACCACCTGCCCGAAGGCGTCGCGCCGCTGCGCATGGTGGCGGACGCGGAGGGTGTGCGCTGCGAGCGCGGGCCCTCCTTGGAGTCGCGTCCCACCAACATCACCGGCTGGGGCCTGCGCGTGCCGTCGCGGCTGCAAGCGGGGAACATCGTGGTGGGGCAGCCGAAGCTGCTGGAGTCGTCGCCCTTCTACGCCCGGCTGGAGGCGCGCACCGGCCCGTTGGATTCCATGGGCGAGGTGGCGGACTTCCGCCGCTTCCACTCGCCCTTCATCCGCTGGATGGCGCACTTCCGCACGCGCATGGGGCGGGCGGCATGA
- a CDS encoding phytoene desaturase family protein, protein MKRTRVAVVGGGIGGLTAAALLAKDGHEVTLFERGASLGGKAQAVTVDGLTLDTGPTLLTLPDLVRGTFQTLGAEDLLPRFTELEPQCTYRFEDGREFTAHKDLEHTAQSAAGLHASEGEGVRRFYAEAAAIWRAAGEPYLEAPFEGMAGFMARVAKRGVGAVMAGMKMGTLHELAVRHFKTDAMRQYVGRFATYTGASPYEASAAFALIPHIERAYGVHHVHGGIGALVEALGQAARRLGVRIHLGTQARFERTREGYQVGPAEGTERFDSVVVNADPLERLARTEEPLALSGFVLLLEVEGRPALPHHTVLFGGDYRREFDELFSGQLASDPTVYFCNPSATDDSMAPPGRTGLFVMVNAPALPVDARGAEQAARGWETDVERVKAQMLGRLFQHYPALRGRVRVIGQRSPVDLAAQGAPGGSIYGFLPHGKFGPFRRPRIRGKTPGLFFAGGGTHPGGGVPLVMLSGRFAAELASQHLRRSA, encoded by the coding sequence ATGAAGCGCACCCGCGTGGCGGTGGTGGGCGGCGGCATTGGCGGACTGACGGCCGCGGCCCTGCTGGCGAAGGACGGGCACGAGGTGACGCTGTTCGAGCGTGGAGCGTCGCTGGGCGGCAAGGCGCAGGCCGTCACGGTGGACGGCCTCACCCTGGACACGGGGCCCACGCTGCTGACGCTGCCGGACTTGGTGCGCGGCACCTTCCAGACGCTGGGCGCGGAGGACCTGCTGCCGCGCTTCACGGAGCTGGAGCCGCAGTGCACCTACCGCTTCGAGGACGGGCGCGAGTTCACCGCGCACAAGGACCTGGAGCACACGGCCCAGAGCGCGGCCGGGTTGCACGCCAGCGAGGGCGAGGGCGTGCGGCGCTTCTACGCGGAGGCCGCGGCCATCTGGCGTGCCGCCGGGGAGCCCTACCTGGAGGCGCCCTTCGAGGGCATGGCCGGCTTCATGGCGCGCGTGGCGAAGCGTGGCGTGGGCGCGGTCATGGCCGGGATGAAGATGGGCACGCTCCACGAGCTGGCGGTCCGGCACTTCAAGACGGACGCGATGCGCCAGTACGTGGGCCGCTTCGCCACGTACACGGGCGCGTCGCCGTACGAGGCGAGCGCGGCCTTCGCGCTCATCCCGCACATCGAACGCGCCTACGGCGTGCACCACGTGCATGGCGGCATCGGGGCGTTGGTGGAGGCCCTGGGGCAGGCCGCGCGCCGGCTGGGCGTGCGCATCCACCTGGGCACGCAGGCCCGCTTCGAGCGCACGCGTGAGGGCTATCAAGTGGGCCCCGCCGAGGGCACCGAGCGCTTCGACAGCGTGGTGGTGAACGCGGACCCGTTGGAGCGGCTCGCGCGCACGGAGGAGCCCCTGGCGCTGTCTGGCTTCGTGTTGCTGTTGGAGGTCGAAGGGCGCCCCGCGCTGCCACACCACACGGTGCTCTTCGGCGGCGACTACCGGCGCGAGTTCGACGAGCTGTTCAGCGGGCAGCTCGCCTCCGACCCGACGGTGTATTTCTGCAACCCCTCCGCCACGGACGACAGCATGGCGCCGCCGGGGCGCACCGGGCTCTTCGTCATGGTGAACGCGCCCGCGTTGCCCGTGGACGCACGGGGCGCGGAGCAGGCGGCGCGCGGCTGGGAAACGGACGTCGAGCGCGTGAAGGCGCAGATGCTCGGGCGCTTGTTCCAGCACTACCCCGCGCTGCGGGGGCGGGTGCGTGTCATTGGCCAGCGCTCGCCGGTGGACCTGGCCGCGCAGGGGGCGCCGGGGGGTTCCATCTATGGCTTCCTGCCGCACGGGAAGTTCGGTCCCTTCCGCCGGCCTCGCATTCGCGGAAAGACGCCGGGCCTGTTCTTCGCGGGAGGGGGCACCCATCCAGGAGGCGGCGTGCCGCTGGTGATGTTGTCCGGACGCTTCGCCGCGGAGCTGGCCTCGCAGCACCTCCGGAGGAGCGCATGA
- a CDS encoding phytoene/squalene synthase family protein: MSAPVDMAQVARGYARAKQVTRHHAKSFFFASYLLFGLRRKAAFALYAFCRRLDDMVDGDDAASAAEALPARLARARQRVAELYLSMPELASRELGPPAQRVKVAEAATPWDAGEFAALEHTVRHYRIPEQPFQDLISGMEMDLTLHRYTTWAELDLYCYRVAGVVGLMLTPVLGCSDAAAVEPAADLGRAMQLTNILRDVREDLERGRVYLPAEELAAFGLSEEDLKRGQVDARWRSFMRFQVERSRAYYARAAAGVHYLTGFGSQRMVRLMGAIYGDILRDIEARDYDVFSARAHVTTRRKFALASAAMVLPRAVLPVSQDEVRMPLLPTGTGGLS, translated from the coding sequence GTGAGCGCTCCTGTCGACATGGCGCAGGTGGCGCGAGGCTACGCGCGGGCGAAGCAGGTGACGCGTCACCACGCCAAGAGCTTCTTCTTCGCCTCGTACCTGCTCTTCGGGCTGCGGCGGAAGGCGGCCTTCGCGCTGTATGCCTTCTGCCGGCGCCTGGACGACATGGTGGATGGCGACGACGCGGCGAGCGCGGCCGAGGCGTTGCCGGCACGGCTGGCGCGGGCGCGGCAGCGCGTGGCGGAGCTGTACCTGTCCATGCCGGAGCTGGCCTCGCGCGAGCTGGGACCTCCGGCCCAGCGGGTGAAGGTGGCCGAGGCCGCCACGCCCTGGGACGCGGGCGAGTTCGCCGCGCTCGAGCACACGGTGCGGCACTACCGGATTCCGGAGCAGCCCTTCCAGGACCTCATCTCCGGCATGGAGATGGACCTCACGCTGCACCGCTACACCACCTGGGCGGAGCTGGACCTCTACTGCTACCGCGTGGCGGGCGTGGTGGGGTTGATGCTGACGCCGGTGCTGGGGTGCTCGGACGCGGCGGCGGTGGAGCCCGCGGCGGACCTGGGCCGGGCCATGCAGCTCACCAACATCCTCCGCGACGTGCGCGAGGACCTGGAGCGCGGCCGGGTGTACCTGCCCGCCGAGGAGCTGGCCGCCTTCGGCCTGTCGGAGGAGGACTTGAAGCGCGGGCAGGTGGACGCGCGCTGGCGCTCCTTCATGCGCTTCCAGGTGGAGCGCTCGCGGGCGTACTACGCGCGCGCGGCGGCGGGGGTGCACTACCTCACCGGCTTCGGGAGCCAGCGGATGGTGCGGCTGATGGGCGCCATCTATGGCGACATCCTCCGTGACATCGAGGCGCGCGACTACGACGTGTTCAGCGCTCGCGCCCACGTGACGACGCGCCGCAAGTTCGCGCTGGCCTCCGCGGCCATGGTGCTGCCTCGCGCGGTGCTGCCCGTGTCCCAGGACGAGGTGCGGATGCCCTTGCTGCCCACCGGGACGGGGGGCCTGTCATGA
- a CDS encoding phytoene desaturase family protein — translation MSASTQGRRVVVVGAGVGGLAAAARLAHQGFDVQLFEKTDGPGGRCNRLQVEGFTWDLGPTIVLMPEVFEETFRAVGRRIEDYLTLLKCDPNYRVHFRDGSDVTFTSELCAMGRELERVEPGSYARYLAFLAQGRVQYRTSLDHLVGRNYAGLRDYLSPRVLARIFQVRAHRRMYGDVSRYFQDDRLRAAMTFQTMYLGVSPYASPAVYGLLPFTELGVGIWFPKGGLYAIPLALEKLAREEGVRIRYGAPVERILTNGGRTQGVRLEGGEVVEADAVLCNADLPYAYEKLLDPQATTLKRKEKLRYTSSGYMLYLGLKRRYPELLHHNVVFGRDYKGSFDDIFERFRVPEDPSFYLNVPTRTDASLAPEGKDSLYVLVPVPHQHPGMDWKEEGPKVRAKVFARLAELGFPSLESDIEVERVFTPDDWAGTFNLAKGSAFGLSQNFTQIGPFRPSNQDARVKNLFFVGASTQPGTGLPTVLISARLVTERLMTWAQAQGVALSPRSASAESLPGVAA, via the coding sequence ATGAGTGCATCGACACAGGGCAGGCGCGTCGTGGTGGTGGGCGCGGGCGTGGGCGGTCTGGCCGCGGCCGCCCGGCTGGCGCACCAGGGCTTCGACGTCCAGCTCTTCGAGAAGACGGACGGGCCGGGCGGGCGTTGCAACCGGTTGCAGGTGGAGGGCTTCACGTGGGACCTGGGTCCCACCATCGTGCTGATGCCCGAGGTCTTCGAGGAGACCTTTCGCGCCGTGGGGCGACGCATCGAGGACTACCTGACGCTGCTCAAGTGCGACCCGAACTACCGGGTCCACTTCCGGGACGGCTCGGACGTCACCTTCACCTCCGAGCTGTGCGCCATGGGCCGCGAGCTGGAGCGGGTGGAGCCGGGCAGCTACGCGCGCTACCTCGCCTTCCTGGCCCAGGGCCGCGTCCAGTACCGCACCAGCCTGGACCACCTGGTGGGCCGCAACTACGCGGGCCTGCGGGACTACCTCTCGCCCCGCGTGCTCGCGCGCATCTTCCAGGTGCGCGCCCACCGCCGCATGTACGGGGACGTCAGCCGCTACTTCCAGGACGACCGCCTGCGCGCGGCGATGACGTTCCAGACGATGTACCTGGGCGTGTCGCCCTACGCGTCGCCCGCGGTCTACGGCCTGCTGCCCTTCACCGAGCTGGGCGTGGGCATCTGGTTCCCCAAGGGCGGCCTGTACGCCATTCCCCTGGCGCTGGAGAAGCTGGCGCGCGAGGAGGGCGTGCGCATCCGCTACGGCGCGCCCGTGGAGCGCATCCTCACGAATGGGGGCCGCACCCAGGGCGTGCGCCTGGAGGGCGGCGAGGTGGTGGAGGCGGACGCGGTGCTGTGCAACGCGGACCTGCCCTACGCGTACGAGAAGTTGCTCGACCCGCAGGCGACGACGCTCAAGCGCAAGGAGAAGCTGCGCTACACGTCCAGCGGCTACATGCTCTACCTGGGCCTGAAGCGGCGCTACCCGGAGCTGCTCCACCACAACGTGGTGTTCGGCCGCGACTACAAGGGCTCCTTCGACGACATCTTCGAGCGCTTCCGCGTCCCCGAGGACCCCAGCTTCTATCTCAACGTCCCCACGCGCACGGACGCGTCCCTGGCGCCGGAGGGCAAGGACTCGCTCTACGTCCTGGTGCCCGTGCCGCACCAGCATCCGGGCATGGACTGGAAGGAGGAGGGGCCCAAGGTGCGCGCCAAGGTGTTCGCGCGCCTGGCGGAGCTGGGCTTCCCGTCGCTGGAGTCGGACATCGAGGTGGAGCGCGTCTTCACGCCGGATGACTGGGCGGGCACGTTCAACCTGGCCAAGGGCAGCGCCTTCGGTCTGTCTCAGAACTTCACGCAGATTGGCCCCTTCCGTCCGTCCAACCAGGACGCGCGGGTGAAGAATCTCTTCTTCGTGGGCGCGTCCACGCAGCCGGGCACGGGGCTTCCCACGGTGCTCATCTCCGCGCGGCTGGTGACGGAGCGGCTGATGACGTGGGCCCAGGCGCAGGGCGTCGCACTGTCACCCCGGAGCGCTTCCGCCGAGTCCCTTCCGGGGGTGGCGGCGTGA
- a CDS encoding polyprenyl synthetase family protein has protein sequence MALTLPDAQPSPSLLPLEQAWLQLVQAEVETSLAELFELHDEAHLDGRWTQALAQARAYALRPAKRVRPALVMAGYCLARGSTAVPAGLWRFAAGLELLHTFLLIHDDVADQAELRRGGASLHRMLAPGRAGEDLAVVVGDHLFARALEAMLGSGLSGVAGVVQYSLAVCRHTAAGQYLDLDLGRAPLAEVTLFQTLRVAHLKTARYGFCAPLVCGAMLGGATTGLVEGLERVGRHVGLAYQLRDDLLGLFGDSAVAGKAADGDFLQGKRTFPVLAAFARAGAAEREELEALWALPVEQKDAAALARARSLVESCGGRAACERMVERASRAARRSLLALPNPNGVRDLLDALIARLAHRAA, from the coding sequence ATGGCACTCACGCTTCCTGATGCGCAGCCATCGCCGAGCCTGCTTCCTCTGGAGCAAGCCTGGCTGCAGTTGGTCCAGGCGGAGGTGGAGACCTCGCTGGCGGAGCTGTTCGAGCTCCACGACGAGGCCCACCTGGACGGACGTTGGACGCAGGCGTTGGCGCAGGCCCGGGCCTATGCCTTGCGGCCCGCCAAGCGGGTGCGTCCGGCGCTGGTGATGGCGGGATACTGCCTGGCGCGCGGGAGCACGGCGGTGCCCGCGGGGCTGTGGCGCTTCGCGGCCGGCCTGGAGCTGCTGCACACCTTCCTCCTCATCCACGACGACGTGGCGGATCAGGCGGAGCTGCGCCGGGGCGGGGCGTCCCTGCATCGGATGCTGGCGCCGGGCCGCGCGGGCGAGGACCTGGCCGTGGTGGTGGGTGACCACCTCTTCGCGCGTGCCCTGGAGGCGATGCTGGGCTCGGGCCTGTCGGGCGTGGCGGGCGTGGTGCAGTACAGCCTGGCCGTCTGCCGTCACACCGCGGCGGGGCAGTACCTGGACCTGGACCTGGGGCGCGCGCCGCTGGCGGAGGTGACGCTCTTCCAGACGCTGCGCGTGGCGCACCTGAAGACGGCGCGCTACGGCTTCTGTGCCCCGCTGGTCTGCGGAGCCATGCTGGGCGGGGCCACCACCGGCCTGGTGGAGGGGTTGGAGCGCGTGGGCCGTCACGTCGGTCTTGCCTACCAGCTTCGAGACGATTTGCTGGGCCTTTTTGGTGATTCCGCCGTGGCGGGCAAGGCCGCTGACGGCGACTTCCTGCAAGGCAAGCGGACCTTTCCAGTGCTGGCCGCCTTCGCTCGCGCCGGAGCGGCTGAGCGCGAGGAGCTCGAGGCGCTGTGGGCGCTGCCGGTGGAGCAGAAGGACGCGGCCGCGCTGGCCCGGGCTCGCTCGCTGGTGGAGTCCTGCGGAGGCCGGGCCGCGTGTGAGCGCATGGTGGAGCGGGCTTCCCGCGCCGCGCGCCGTTCGTTGCTGGCGCTGCCCAACCCCAATGGCGTGAGGGATTTGCTGGACGCCCTCATCGCCCGGCTGGCCCACCGCGCCGCCTGA
- a CDS encoding peroxiredoxin family protein: MKAWIAGALSVSLAAGSALGAAPASAPVDATLKTSGGKEVQLSKWRGKPVILFYEDKDSTKLNAPLKKELFARGQERGILDAAWVLAVANLQNFDFFPARQIALSFVRDEEKKVGVPILVDMDGTLGKAPWKLPVKTSNIVLLDAEGALVYRHSGRMKDDEQTAFFIVLSRLVGVDLNTPASSEPTP; the protein is encoded by the coding sequence ATGAAGGCGTGGATCGCAGGCGCGCTGTCCGTGTCCCTGGCCGCGGGGAGCGCGCTGGGTGCGGCACCGGCCTCGGCGCCGGTGGACGCGACGTTGAAGACCTCCGGAGGCAAGGAGGTCCAGCTCTCCAAATGGCGCGGAAAGCCCGTCATTCTGTTCTACGAGGACAAGGACTCGACCAAGCTCAACGCCCCGTTGAAGAAGGAGTTGTTCGCTCGGGGACAGGAGCGCGGGATTCTGGACGCCGCCTGGGTGCTGGCCGTCGCAAACCTTCAGAATTTCGACTTTTTTCCAGCCCGGCAGATTGCCCTGTCCTTCGTCCGTGACGAGGAGAAGAAGGTCGGCGTCCCCATCCTGGTGGACATGGATGGCACGCTGGGAAAGGCACCCTGGAAGCTGCCGGTGAAGACGTCGAACATCGTCCTGTTGGACGCGGAGGGCGCGCTCGTCTACCGGCACTCGGGCCGGATGAAGGATGACGAGCAGACGGCCTTCTTCATCGTCCTGAGCCGACTGGTGGGTGTGGACCTGAACACGCCCGCCTCCTCGGAGCCCACCCCGTGA